Below is a genomic region from Jiangella gansuensis DSM 44835.
CGTCGTCGATGAGGTCGTTGACCGTGCAGCCGCCGCCGACGACGTCGTTCGTCACGCCGGTGTCGGTGTCACGCAGCCAGACCGTGTCGCGGTCGTCGGAGACCGTGCAGCCGACGACGACGTCGAGCTCGGTGCTCATCGTCTCGCCGTCCGCGTACGTCACCGTCAGGGTGGCGGTGTAGGTGCCCACCGCGTCGTAGGTGTGCCGTGGGTTGGCCTCGTCCGATGTGGCGCCGTCACCGAAGTCCCACGCGTAGGACACGCCGCCGGAGCGGGCGCCGGTGAAGGCGATGGTCAGCGGCTTGTTCTGGACGGCCGTCGCCGATGCTGCCGCCACCGGTGTGGCCGGGCCGCCGTTGTAGACGACGCGGATCAGCTTCTGGTTGGGCGTGAGGCTGAAGAAGCCGCCGCCGTAGTCGGACATGTACAGCGCGCCGTCCGGGCCGAACCGCGAGGTCATCATCCAGCCGTTCAGCTGGTCGTTCCCGGCGCCGTGCGGGATGATCGGCGCGAGGTTCTCGCCGAACAGCGGCGGGCTCTGGCTCTCGATGCCCTCCGGGTCGACGGTGACGGCCACCCGGCTGCTCGAGCCGCAGTTGTCACCGATGATCCACTTGCCCTCCCAGTACGACGGCCAGGAGACGCCGCTGTCGGTGTCGACCTGCGACTCCCGGAACGTCGGGCCGGTCATGACGGCCTGGCAGCCGCCGCTGCGCAGGTACGGGAAGGTGTAGGTGGCGTCGGCGTTGTTGTACGTGGGGATGCCGTCGCCGCGGTCCGGGAAGACCGGGTTGCCGCCACCGGGCGAGTACCAGATCATGTTGTCCCGGGCGTCCGGAATGTCCACGAGGCCGGTGTTGCGCGGCGAGGTGTTCTTCAGGTCGCCCTTGCAGTCGTACCAGTCGGTCAGCACCGAGGCGTCCTCGTTGCTGCGGTCGCGGTACGGCTGCCGGTTGCCCATGCAGTACGGCCAGCCCTGGTTGCCCGCCGACGTGATGATAGTCGCGGTCTCGTACTTCGCCGGGCCCAGCTCCGGGCTCGGGTTCGTGGCGTCCGGGCCGACCCACGCGGCATGCAGGTAGTCCGTCACCGGGTCCACGTACAGGGTCGAGATGTTGCGCACGCCCATGACGTAGATCTCCGGGAGGGTCTTGCCGCCGCCCTCTTCCTCGCCCGTGAACAGGTTGCCCTCAGGGATGGTGTACGTGCCGTCGGGTTCCGGGTGGATCCGCAGGATCTTCCCGTTGAAGTCGTTCGTGTTGCCCGACGTGCGGCGGGCGTCCTGGAACGAGATGCCGGCGAACTCCTGGGTCCAGTTGTTGCCCGAGTAGCCGCTCGAGCCACCGGAGGAGTTGGCGTCGCCGGTGCCGATGTAGAGGTTGCCCTCGGAGTCGAAGTCCATGCCGCCACCGGCGTGGCAGCAACTGTGGATCTGCGTCTCCCAGGCGAGCAGGTCCTCGCGGCTGTCCAGGTCGATCGACTCGGTGGCGGCGTCGTAGGTGAACCGCGACACCGTCCGCTCGCCGACCCGGCGCTCCTTGTCGATGGACTCGTACGGCATCCAGTAGACGTACATCCAGCCGTTGTCGGTGAAGTCCGGGTCCAGCGCGATGCCGACCAGGCCCTCCTCGGTCTTCACCAGCTCGCCGCCACTACCCCGGTTGCCGAACACGTCCAGCGAGGTCAGCAGTTTCACGTCACCGGTCTCCGGGTCCCACTGGTGGATCGTGCCGCAGCCGCGGCCGACGTTCGGGTCGTCCCACGGGACAACCGGGCCGGTGGCGCAGGATGCCTTGCCGATGTAGAACACGGTGCCGTCGGCGGCAACATCCAGGCCGTGCGGCTCGCCGTTCTGGTCGAGCTGGCCGGGCTGGTTGGGCGCCGTCAGGCGCTCGACGTCGTAGTTGGCGCCGATCGTGGCCTGGCAGTCGCCACGCACCATGCCGGTGGCCCACTGGATGGCGCCGGCCACGTGGCTGCGCAGCGCGTCCTCGGACCAGCTGTCCGCGGTGCCGCCCATGCCGGTGTAGAACGAGCGGCCGCCGTCGTAGTCACGGCACCACGAGATGGGGTGGAACGCGCCGTTCGCGCCCTCGCCCGGCTCGTAAGTGCGCTCCTGCACCTGCGCGACGGTGTGCACGGTGCCGACCGGGTTCGGCGCCCAGTTGGTCCAGCGATCCGTGCGGGTCAGGGTCAGCGGCAGCCCGTCGTTCGCCGGGTGCTGGCGGTCGACGATGCTGACCGTCGCCTCCTGCGGCTGCACCGGCTCCGGTTCGATGACGTCGCCGGCGAAGAGCTGCCACTCGGCAAGCTGGGTGAGGGTGTCGCCGGAGTTCCGGGTGATGTCGAGCCGGTAGTACTCGTAGGCCTGGGTGTTCTCGAACGAGTAGGCCTTGGTCTGGAAGCGTTCCGGGAAGTCCTCGTTGGTCCGCCGGTCCAGGTCGGTCCAGGTCTGCCCGTCCGCCGAACCCTGCAGCGTCCAGTCCTGCGGGTCGCGGCCGGCGGCGTCGTTGGCCGACGACAGCGCGTACTGGTTCACCGCGGCCGGCTCCGTGAGACGCACCGTGATCTGTGCGGTGGGCACGAACCCCAGCCACTTGGTGTTGACGTTGCCGTCGACGACCTTCGGCGCGTCCTCATTGGGCGGGTTGTTCGCGCTCGCGGACACCGACGCGATGTCGAGCGGGTCCGGCAGCGCGCCGACCGGCCGGGTGCCGATGAGGCCGGTGAACCACTCCGAGCGCTCCTGCGCCCGGGACGCGTCGCCGATGCCGAGGAAGCCGCCGCCGTCCTCGATGAAGGCCTCCAGCGCGTCTTCCTGGCTGGGGGTCAGCTCGGTGCCCTGGGCCGAGAGGAAGACGACACCGCGGTACTGCGCCAGGTTCGCTGCGGAGAAGACCGCCGGGTCGGAGGAGACCTCGACGGTGAAGCCGTGTTCGGTGCCGAGCTCCTGGATCGCCTGGGTTGCCTCCGCGACCGGGTCGTCCTGCGCGTCGGCCGCACCGTGGAACACCAGGACGGCGACGCCGTCGGCAGCGGCCTCGGCCTTGGCCGCGGCGAGGGCCTGCCGGGCAGCGGGAGAAGCGGTGTCCGCCGACTCCGCGCCGGCCTTCGGGGCCGCCTCGACTTCCGGGGCCGAGCTCGTCGGGCTGGGTGATGGCTCCGGCTGGCCCTGCGCGGGCAGCGCGACCATGCTCAGCGCGAGCGCCGCACTACCGGCCAGGACCATCGTGCGGCGCCATGGGGCCGACCGCCCCGGTGGGCTTCCGTCTCGACGTTCGAGGCTCCTGCGTCTCATCGTTGCTCCTTCGATCGATGGTGCGCCCCGTGGCTGTTGCGTTCTCGGCCCTGTCGTCGCGATGTCGTCGGGTGGTGGTGGCTGACGGCGCTGGCGTCAGCCGGAGTGGCCCTCGTGCCCCTCGTGTCCGCCGTGGTGGTGCCCGTGGAAATAGTCGATGGCCTCCTGCGCGTGGTCGGGGATGCTGCCGTCCTCGTTGCGGACCAGGAAGATGCCGGACATGGGGTCGGAGTGGAACTGCACGTGGCAGTGGTACATCCACGCGCCCGGACCGACGCCGTCGCCGGCGATCACCTGGAACCCGAACGAGTTGCCGGGGTTGAGGTCCTTGTTGTCGACCACCGGACTCGGGTCGTTGGGGCCCTCGAGCATGCCGGTGCGGTTGTCGGCCCACCGGTGTGCATGCAGGTGGAAGGTGTGCTCCATGTTGCCGTGGCCGATCGCGATGAACTCCACCCGCTCGCCGAGCACGGCATCGAACATGGGGGTGTCGGGCGCCGTCTTGTTGTTGACCGTCATGTCGTTGAAGACGATGGTGAACTGCTTGTCGGGCAGGACATCACCCTTGCGGCGCACGATGAGCCCGCCGTACAGGCCCTTCTGGATGCCCTCGGTGCCGTGGTCGGAGCCCAGCGCGTGGTCGTGGTAGTGCCAGTAGCCGGCACTGCCGGGCAGCCACATCCGCCCGGGGCCGGAGCGCTGGCCGGTCGTGGTCCACACGTAGGTGCGCGTCTCGCCGGCCTCGACCGCGGACGCGTTGAACGGACTGCCGTCGGAGTGCACGTCGTAGTTGACGCCGTGCGGGTGGATGGACAGCCGCCGATCAGTGGTGTTGACCAGCGTGATCTCCATCGTGTCGCCCTCGACCATCTCGAGGAGCGGCCCGGGGATGGTGGCCTCGCCGGGTGCGAGTCCGTAGCCGTACAGCGTGTCGCCGATCGCCTCGGCGTAGAGCGTGATCCGGTGGGTCTTCCCGGACGCGCGGGCCGTGCGCTCTGCCTGCGGTGCGGCGGCTGGCGCCGAGCTCGCGGCCGTCGCGACCGCCGGGAAAGCCGCTCCCGCAGCCGCGCCGGCCAGGATCGACCGGCGGGTGAGATTGCGGGCGGTGCTGGGAGCGTGGTTGTCAGCCATCGGATCTCCATTCCGTCAGCCCCGGGGCGCCTGCACCGGAGAACCGGGTCGGGTGTGCGCGTCGCGGTGACGTGGAGACCCGTGCTCGCCGTGCGCGCGCTCGTGCCGCAGGCGATCTCCACCGACGCGTACGAGATCGCACAGTAGGGGTACTTTTGCGTGCGCGTCAACGGAAAGTTTCGTGCTTGTCATCAAATGCCCGATGGCTATTGGATGCGCACCCGCCAGGTTGGCGATCTATCGCCGTCGAAAACGACCGAGTCTCACGAGATCAGGCGGCCGATGCCCGGGTTTGCCCGGACTCATGATCCGGCATGGGGCGCGCCGTGTCGATGGTCGATTCGACTTAGGACGGCACTTGCTCAACTTTCGAAAGTTACTTGCCCGTAACGCTTGCCCTGCCGGTCACAGGGTCGGTACGGTCCTGCTCGTCAGCGGTGGAGCGTCGGCCCGGCGCGTCGAAGCCGCGGGCGAGGGCGTCGGAGTCGCGGCAACGTCGCCATACCGTCGCCGGGAGTCGGATCGTCACAGGTCGTCACACGTCGAGGTGATTTCCGTGAACTGTCGTTCAGTCCCGCAGGCCAGTGTGCCGCTCCTGGTCCCGTCGTCCCTGGCCGCATGATGCACGTCCCGGATTCCGGCGAACGTCCTGGCCGGGGGTCGCCGGTCGCGCCATCGCCCGATCCAGGGCCCGAGAACGCGCGCGGGAGTACTGCCGCGCCGCATGACGTCAGGGCCGGCGGAGCTGCGCCCGGGGGAGCCCGGGCTGGCTCGCCGCGAGGAGTGTCGCCGGACGTACCGCAGCCGGCCGGCGACGCGTGGTCCGAC
It encodes:
- a CDS encoding ThuA domain-containing protein codes for the protein MRRRSLERRDGSPPGRSAPWRRTMVLAGSAALALSMVALPAQGQPEPSPSPTSSAPEVEAAPKAGAESADTASPAARQALAAAKAEAAADGVAVLVFHGAADAQDDPVAEATQAIQELGTEHGFTVEVSSDPAVFSAANLAQYRGVVFLSAQGTELTPSQEDALEAFIEDGGGFLGIGDASRAQERSEWFTGLIGTRPVGALPDPLDIASVSASANNPPNEDAPKVVDGNVNTKWLGFVPTAQITVRLTEPAAVNQYALSSANDAAGRDPQDWTLQGSADGQTWTDLDRRTNEDFPERFQTKAYSFENTQAYEYYRLDITRNSGDTLTQLAEWQLFAGDVIEPEPVQPQEATVSIVDRQHPANDGLPLTLTRTDRWTNWAPNPVGTVHTVAQVQERTYEPGEGANGAFHPISWCRDYDGGRSFYTGMGGTADSWSEDALRSHVAGAIQWATGMVRGDCQATIGANYDVERLTAPNQPGQLDQNGEPHGLDVAADGTVFYIGKASCATGPVVPWDDPNVGRGCGTIHQWDPETGDVKLLTSLDVFGNRGSGGELVKTEEGLVGIALDPDFTDNGWMYVYWMPYESIDKERRVGERTVSRFTYDAATESIDLDSREDLLAWETQIHSCCHAGGGMDFDSEGNLYIGTGDANSSGGSSGYSGNNWTQEFAGISFQDARRTSGNTNDFNGKILRIHPEPDGTYTIPEGNLFTGEEEGGGKTLPEIYVMGVRNISTLYVDPVTDYLHAAWVGPDATNPSPELGPAKYETATIITSAGNQGWPYCMGNRQPYRDRSNEDASVLTDWYDCKGDLKNTSPRNTGLVDIPDARDNMIWYSPGGGNPVFPDRGDGIPTYNNADATYTFPYLRSGGCQAVMTGPTFRESQVDTDSGVSWPSYWEGKWIIGDNCGSSSRVAVTVDPEGIESQSPPLFGENLAPIIPHGAGNDQLNGWMMTSRFGPDGALYMSDYGGGFFSLTPNQKLIRVVYNGGPATPVAAASATAVQNKPLTIAFTGARSGGVSYAWDFGDGATSDEANPRHTYDAVGTYTATLTVTYADGETMSTELDVVVGCTVSDDRDTVWLRDTDTGVTNDVVGGGCTVNDLIDDESSWANHGAFVRHVTDVANDLVADGVLTSRERSTLTRAAAQSSIGKPGDTGWDAIFDGTAESLQGWTQAPGGFFELQDDGTIISRGGLGMLWYSEQEFADFSLRLQFRDVSTGNTRANSGVFTRFPNPDAPLAERPECGRTGSAASSPAWVAIYCGHEIQIYDGTTGEPQKTGSIYNFDPRGLDDAGVTPKGEWNDYEIRVVGQQYTIIRNGVVINEFENAPGITSSRPSDPPTDLRQFLSGYIGLQNHGNSDLIEFRNIRVREL
- a CDS encoding multicopper oxidase domain-containing protein, encoding MADNHAPSTARNLTRRSILAGAAAGAAFPAVATAASSAPAAAPQAERTARASGKTHRITLYAEAIGDTLYGYGLAPGEATIPGPLLEMVEGDTMEITLVNTTDRRLSIHPHGVNYDVHSDGSPFNASAVEAGETRTYVWTTTGQRSGPGRMWLPGSAGYWHYHDHALGSDHGTEGIQKGLYGGLIVRRKGDVLPDKQFTIVFNDMTVNNKTAPDTPMFDAVLGERVEFIAIGHGNMEHTFHLHAHRWADNRTGMLEGPNDPSPVVDNKDLNPGNSFGFQVIAGDGVGPGAWMYHCHVQFHSDPMSGIFLVRNEDGSIPDHAQEAIDYFHGHHHGGHEGHEGHSG